A part of Bacteroidota bacterium genomic DNA contains:
- a CDS encoding nucleotidyltransferase domain-containing protein, translated as MSSIPEQVRAEILDRLRAIEAEEGVRIVYACESGSRTWGFPSADSDFDIRFLYVRPPDWYLSINVERRPDVLRRPIGASESGAVLDPAGWDLRNTLRLLRRSNASPQEWLRSPIVYRENEAVVPALRALAAEAFRPLAVYHHYRSMAKGTYHDHLAGPEVNTKKYFYALRPLLNVRWIEAGFGPVPTAFSAVLDAVSPPGPLRATVDALIDAKRSGSEGDAAARIPVLQTFIEGELERLEKATPPPATDPISAGRLDAVFRSVVRQVWA; from the coding sequence ATGTCGTCGATTCCTGAACAGGTTCGTGCCGAGATCCTCGACCGGCTGCGTGCCATCGAGGCAGAGGAAGGCGTGCGCATCGTCTATGCCTGCGAGTCTGGGAGCCGGACCTGGGGGTTCCCCTCGGCCGACAGCGACTTCGACATCCGCTTCCTCTACGTCCGCCCTCCCGATTGGTACCTCAGCATCAACGTCGAGCGCCGTCCCGACGTGCTGCGGCGACCGATTGGTGCGTCCGAGAGCGGGGCCGTGCTCGATCCGGCAGGGTGGGACCTCCGCAATACGCTCCGCCTGCTGCGCAGGTCGAACGCTTCGCCCCAGGAGTGGCTGCGCTCGCCCATCGTCTATCGGGAGAACGAGGCCGTCGTGCCTGCCTTGCGCGCCCTCGCTGCCGAAGCGTTCCGGCCGCTCGCGGTCTACCACCACTACCGCAGCATGGCGAAGGGCACCTACCACGACCACCTCGCAGGCCCGGAGGTGAACACGAAGAAGTACTTCTACGCCCTTCGCCCGCTGCTCAACGTCCGCTGGATCGAGGCGGGCTTCGGCCCCGTTCCGACCGCGTTTAGCGCGGTCCTTGATGCCGTCTCGCCCCCCGGCCCGCTCCGCGCCACCGTGGACGCGCTCATTGACGCGAAGCGCTCGGGCAGCGAGGGCGACGCCGCAGCGCGCATCCCGGTGCTGCAGACCTTCATCGAGGGCGAGTTGGAACGACTGGAGAAGGCCACTCCGCCCCCCGCGACCGATCCTATTTCGGCGGGCCGCCTCGATGCCGTCTTCCGCTCAGTCGTTCGGCAGGTCTGGGCGTAG